One genomic region from Heterodontus francisci isolate sHetFra1 chromosome 39, sHetFra1.hap1, whole genome shotgun sequence encodes:
- the LOC137352816 gene encoding neuropeptides capa receptor-like produces the protein MSCLFSLLSLKVNLLAIVILSRGKCGLSTCTTRYLVAMAMADLLFIIIDVILWQISYYYFPQSFLHITPVCSVIKVLFRAAADCSVWTTVTFSFDRFVAICCQKLNIKYCSGKTAAMVLATTCILFCLKNIPFYFTFEPVEIIDNVPWGCYLRPSCYTEPGWQGFDWFDTILTALLPFGLILFINALTVRHILVASRVRKGLRRQCKGGNRSDPEMESRRKSMILLFTISGSFILLWLFAVLDFFYYIITGTDPRDYNDSEYIFAEFGYMSQVLSCCTNTFIYVVTQSKLREQFKSAVKYPFTSIIQLINKQHN, from the coding sequence ATGTCTTGTCTCTTTTCCCTTCTTTCTCTtaaagttaatttactggcgattgtgatcctgtcccggggaaagtgcggactctccacctgtaccactcgctacctggtggccatggcaatggccgaTCTGCTCTTCATTATCATTGATGTCATACTGTGgcagatcagttattattatttcccacaaTCTTTCCtgcacatcacccctgtgtgtagtgttatcaagGTTTTGTTTCGTGCAGCTGCAGATTGTTCTGTCTGGAccactgtcactttctcctttgatcgatttgtggccatttgttgccagaagctgaacatTAAATATTGCTCCgggaaaactgcagctatggttctcgcaacaacctgcattcttttctgtttaaaaaacatccccttctactttacatttgaacctgtagagataattgacaatgtgcCATGGGGCTGTTATCTCAGGCCAAGCTgttatactgagcccggatggcagggatttgattggtttgataCGATATTAACTGCATTGCTCCCATTTGGTTTAATTCTGTTCATCAATGCTCTGACAgtgagacacattttagtggctagtcgagtccgtaagggactgaggcgtCAGTGCAAAGGagggaatcgcagtgacccagagatggagagtagaaggaagtctatgattttactcttcaccatatccggcagcttcatacttctgtggttgttcGCTGTTCTAGATTTCTTCTATTACATCATTACAGGAACCGATCCACGGGATTAtaacgattctgaatatatatttgcaGAATTCGGATATATGTCGCAGGTTTTAAgctgctgcacaaatacatttatttatgtggtgactcagtcgaaGTTAAGAGAACAGtttaagagcgcggtgaaatatccatttACATcaataattcaattaattaataaacaacacaattga